The Ziziphus jujuba cultivar Dongzao chromosome 7, ASM3175591v1 genome includes a region encoding these proteins:
- the LOC107424687 gene encoding abscisic acid 8'-hydroxylase 3, whose product MLNRSTIEEFILLGQKYYYDIIIVAVFSLGVTLLFSKAWKRVAISWRGQIPGRLGLPFLGETISFLSATNSTKGCYDFVRLRRLRHGKWFKTRIFGKIHVFVPSTEGARMIFSNDFALFNKGYVKSMADAVGKKSLLCVPHGNHKKIRRLLSDHFSMNSLSTFVHKFDKMLCQSLIKLHQRNKSFPVLDFSMKMTFDAMCNMLMSITDDSLLEKIEKDCTAVSDAMLSFPVMIPGTRYYKGIKARERLMETFRGMIERRRRGNETHEDFLQSMLDRDSYPPDEKLDDLEIMDNLLTLIIAGQTTTAAAMMWSVKFLDDNREAQDRLREEQLSIARNKQSGASLTLEDINKMSYGSKVVKETLRMANVLLWFPRVALNDCKIQGFEIKRGWHVNIDATCIHYDPDLYPDPMQFNPSRFDDPQMPYSFIPFGSGSRTCLGMNMARITMLVFLHRLTGRYKWTVDDPDTSLEKKTHIPRLRSGCPITLRSL is encoded by the exons ATGCTAAATCGATCAACAATCGAAGAGTTTATCTTGCTTGGACAGAAATATTACTATGATATCATAATAGTTGCAGTGTTTTCTCTTGGAGTAAcacttttgttttcaaaagcTTGGAAAAGGGTCGCAATTAGTTGGAGAGGTCAAATCCCTGGACGACTTGGTTTACCATTTCTTGGTGaaaccatttcttttctttctgctACTAACAGCACAAAAGGATGCTACGATTTTGTCAGACTCCGACGGCTACG GCATGGAAAGTGGTTCAAAACAAGGATATTTGGGAAGATCCACGTGTTTGTTCCGAGTACAGAAGGTGCAAGAATGATATTCTCGAATGATTTTGCACTATTCAACAAAGGGTACGTGAAATCAATGGCAGATGCAGTTGGAAAGAAGAGCTTGCTCTGTGTACCTCATGGGAATCATAAGAAAATCAGGCGTCTCCTTTCTGATCATTTTTCCATGAATTCTTTATCCACCTTCGTACACAAATTTGACAAAATGCTGTGCCAAAGTCTGATCAAATTACATCAACGGAATAAAAGCTTTCCTGTACTTGACTTCAGTATGAAG ATGACATTTGATGCTATGTGCAACATGCTGATGAGCATCACAGACGATTCTTTACTAGAAAAGATCGAGAAAGATTGCACTGCCGTCTCTGATGCTATGTTATCTTTTCCTGTTATGATTCCGGGTACCAGATATTACAAAGGAATCAAG GCACGTGAACGTCTCATGGAAACGTTTAGAGGGATGATTGAGAGGCGAAGGAGAGGAAATGAGACCCATGAAGACTTCCTTCAGTCCATGTTAGACAGAGATTCATACCCTCCTGACGAAAAGCTTGACGACTTAGAGATTATGGATAACTTGTTGACATTGATAATTGCAGGGCAGACCACCACTGCGGCGGCAATGATGTGGAGTGTTAAGTTTCTTGATGACAACAGAGAAGCACAAGATAGGCTCAGG GAAGAACAATTGTCAATAGCCCGAAACAAGCAATCTGGAGCCTCACTGACCCTTGAAGATATTAACAAAATGTCTTATGGTTCCAAG GTTGTAAAAGAAACATTAAGAATGGCAAATGTCCTACTATGGTTTCCTCGCGTTGCACTCAATGACTGCAAAATACAAG GTTTTGAGATAAAAAGGGGGTGGCATGTGAACATCGATGCAACTTGTATACATTATGACCCAGATTTGTATCCAGACCCCATGCAATTCAACCCTTCAAGATTTGAT GATCCGCAAATGCCCTACAGTTTCATACCATTTGGATCAGGATCTAGGACTTGCTTGGGAATGAATATGGCCAGAATCACAATGCTGGTGTTTTTACACCGTCTGACTGGTAGATATAA GTGGACAGTTGATGATCCGGACACCAGCCTTGAAAAGAAAACGCATATTCCTAGACTAAGGAGCGGGTGTCCCATAACCTTGAGGTCCTTATGA
- the LOC107424686 gene encoding toMV susceptible protein tm-1(GCR26) isoform X1 translates to MVAQDKPLPVFCIGTADTKLEELRFLADSVRSNLKAFSKNPSSKLQIVVVDVSASQKETESLGDFTFISRNELLHSYLASSERIPDDRGEAIGVMSKAVESFLRKANDDGVVAGAIGLGGSGGTALISPALRSLPVGIPKLIVSTVASGQTEPYVGTSDLVLFPSIVDVCGINSVSRVVLSNAGAAFAGMVIGRLERSRHNHNVDERPTVGLTMFGVTTPCVNAVTERLAKEGYETLVFHATGVGGRAMESLVREGFIKGVLDVTTTEVADYVVGGVMACDSSRFDAIIEKKIPLVLSVGALDMVNFGARDTIPSHFQDRKIYEHNKQVSLMRTTVEENKKFASFIADKLNKSSSKVCVCLPQKGISALDSPGKPFYDPEATTSLINEQQRLIQTNQDRKVKIYPYHINDPEFANALVDTFLEISTKNSTASNSSPLQDSNPESKQAVSNDIIVRSPIDFPEARLETLQRTQAILQQLKDQINRGKPIIGGGAGTGISAKFEEAGGVDLIVIYNSGRFRMAGRGSLAGLLPFADANAVVLDMANEVLPVVKKVPVLAGVCGTDPFRQMDFFLKQVESIGFAGVQNFPTVGLFDGNFRQNLEETGMGYGLEVEMIAKAHKMGLLTTPYAFNEDEAVEMAKAGADIIVAHMGLTTSGSIGAKTSVTLEESVACVQDIADAAHRIDPNAIVLCHGGPISGPREAEFILKRTKGVHGFYGASSMERLPVEQAITSTVQQYKSISIK, encoded by the exons ATGGTAGCCCAAGATAAACCCCTCCCAGTTTTCTGTATCGGAACCGCCGATACGAAGCTCGAAGAGCTCCGATTCCTCGCCGACTCGGTCCGATCCAATCTCAAAGCCTTCTCCAAAAATCCTTCATCCAAGCTGCAAATTGTCGTCGTCGATGTTTCGGCGAGCCAGAAAGAGACCGAGAGCTTGGGCGATTTTACCTTCATTTCCAGAAACGAGCTTCTCCATAGCTATCTCGCGTCGTCGGAGCGAATTCCAGATGACAGAGGTGAAGCCATTGGCGTAATGAGCAAAGCGGTCGAAAGTTTCCTGAGAAAAGCTAATGACGATGGAGTTGTTGCCGGAGCTATCGGTCTCGGAGGCAGTGGAGGGACGGCTCTGATATCCCCTGCACTGCGATCTCTGCCTGTTGGAATTCCTAAGCTCATCGTCTCCACAGTCGCGAGCGGTCAGACCGAGCCTTATGTTGGGACATCGGATTTGGTACTGTTCCCTTCGATAGTCGATGTGTGTGGGATTAACAGTGTGAGTAGGGTGGTTTTGTCGAACGCTGGAGCTGCTTTCGCTGGAATGGTTATTGGGAGGCTTGAGAGGTCCAGGCATAATCATAATGTTGATGAAAGACCCACTGTGGGGCTGACGATGTTTGGGGTTACTACCCCATGTGTGAATGCTGTCACAGAGAGATTGGCCAAAGAAGGTTATGAGACCCTGGTTTTTCATGCCACTGGGGTTGGTGGGAGAGCCATGGAGTCTCTGGTTAGGGAAGGATTcataaag GGTGTCTTGGATGTAACAACAACAGAGGTCGCCGACTATGTGGTTGGAGGTGTCATGGCTTGTGACAGTTCACGCTTTGATGCCATTATAGAGAAAAAGATTCCTTTAGTGTTGAGTGTGGGTGCCTTAGATATGGTGAACTTTGGAGCAAGAGATACAATTCCTTCCCATTTCCAAGACAGAAAGATTTATGAACACAATAAAcag GTTTCACTCATGAGAACCACGGTAGAAGAGAACAAGAAATTTGCTAGCTTCATAGCAGATAAACTGAACAAGTCATCATCTAAGGTCTGTGTTTGCTTGCCACAAAAGGGTATCTCTGCTTTGGATTCACCAGGGAAACCCTTTTATGATCCTGAAGCCACTACATCTCTTATAAATGAACAACAAAGGCTAATCCAGACAAACCAAGACAGGAAG GTCAAAATATACCCTTATCATATTAATGATCCTGAATTTGCAAATGCATTGGTTGACACGTTTTTGGAGATTAGTACAAAGAATTCTACGGCTTCCAATTCAAGCCCTCTGCAAGACAGTAATCCTGAATCCAAGCAAGCTGTCAGTAATGATATCATTGTTCGCAGCCCAATTGACTTTCCAGAAGCAAGACTAG AGACTTTGCAAAGAACACAGGCAATACTTCAGCAGCTAAAAGATCAGATAAATAGGGGAAAGCCAATTATAGGGGGTGGTGCAGGGACAGGAATATCTGCCAAGTTTGAGGAAGCAGGTGGTGTTGATCTTATAGTGATTTACAATTCAGGCCGCTTTCGAATGGCAGGAAGGGGTTCCTTAGCAGGCTTGTTGCCTTTTGCTGATGCAAATGCTGTTGTGCTTGACATGGCCAATGAAGTATTGCCA GTGGTGAAGAAGGTACCTGTTCTTGCTGGTGTGTGTGGAACAGATCCTTTTCGTCAGATGGATTTCTTCCTAAAGCAGGTGGAGTCAATTGGATTTGCTGGGGTTCAAAATTTTCCTACAGTTGGACTCTTTGATGGCAATTTTAGACAAAATCTTGAAGAAACAGGAATGGGATATGG CCTGGAGGTTGAGATGATTGCGAAAGCTCACAAGATGGGTCTCTTGACAACCCCATATGCTTTCAACGAAGATGAAGCTGTGGAAATGGCAAAAGCTGGTGCTGATATCATTGTGGCCCATATGGGACTCACCACATCTGGCTCTATAGGTGCTAAAACGTCTGTCACACTGGAGGAAAGTGTAGCTTGTGTACAAGATATTGCAGATGCTGCACATAGGATCGATCCCAATGCTATTGTGCTCTGCCATGGAG GTCCCATATCTGGTCCAAGAGAAGCAGAATTCATACTGAAGAGAACGAAGGGAGTTCATGGGTTTTATGGAGCATCAAGTATGGAGAGGCTACCTGTTGAACAAGCTATAACAAGCACGGTTCAACAGTACAAATCGATTTCTATCAAATGA
- the LOC107424686 gene encoding toMV susceptible protein tm-1(GCR26) isoform X2: MVAQDKPLPVFCIGTADTKLEELRFLADSVRSNLKAFSKNPSSKLQIVVVDVSASQKETESLGDFTFISRNELLHSYLASSERIPDDRGEAIGVMSKAVESFLRKANDDGVVAGAIGLGGSGGTALISPALRSLPVGIPKLIVSTVASGQTEPYVGTSDLVLFPSIVDVCGINSVSRVVLSNAGAAFAGMVIGRLERSRHNHNVDERPTVGLTMFGVTTPCVNAVTERLAKEGYETLVFHATGVGGRAMESLVREGFIKGVLDVTTTEVADYVVGGVMACDSSRFDAIIEKKIPLVLSVGALDMVNFGARDTIPSHFQDRKIYEHNKQVSLMRTTVEENKKFASFIADKLNKSSSKVCVCLPQKGISALDSPGKPFYDPEATTSLINEQQRLIQTNQDRKVKIYPYHINDPEFANALVDTFLEISTKNSTASNSSPLQDSNPESKQAVSNDIIVRSPIDFPEARLETLQRTQAILQQLKDQINRGKPIIGGGAGTGISAKFEEAGGVDLIVIYNSGRFRMAGRGSLAGLLPFADANAVVLDMANEVLPVVKKVPVLAGVCGTDPFRQMDFFLKQVESIGFAGVQNFPTVGLFDGNFRQNLEETGMGYGFSNINDQPGG, translated from the exons ATGGTAGCCCAAGATAAACCCCTCCCAGTTTTCTGTATCGGAACCGCCGATACGAAGCTCGAAGAGCTCCGATTCCTCGCCGACTCGGTCCGATCCAATCTCAAAGCCTTCTCCAAAAATCCTTCATCCAAGCTGCAAATTGTCGTCGTCGATGTTTCGGCGAGCCAGAAAGAGACCGAGAGCTTGGGCGATTTTACCTTCATTTCCAGAAACGAGCTTCTCCATAGCTATCTCGCGTCGTCGGAGCGAATTCCAGATGACAGAGGTGAAGCCATTGGCGTAATGAGCAAAGCGGTCGAAAGTTTCCTGAGAAAAGCTAATGACGATGGAGTTGTTGCCGGAGCTATCGGTCTCGGAGGCAGTGGAGGGACGGCTCTGATATCCCCTGCACTGCGATCTCTGCCTGTTGGAATTCCTAAGCTCATCGTCTCCACAGTCGCGAGCGGTCAGACCGAGCCTTATGTTGGGACATCGGATTTGGTACTGTTCCCTTCGATAGTCGATGTGTGTGGGATTAACAGTGTGAGTAGGGTGGTTTTGTCGAACGCTGGAGCTGCTTTCGCTGGAATGGTTATTGGGAGGCTTGAGAGGTCCAGGCATAATCATAATGTTGATGAAAGACCCACTGTGGGGCTGACGATGTTTGGGGTTACTACCCCATGTGTGAATGCTGTCACAGAGAGATTGGCCAAAGAAGGTTATGAGACCCTGGTTTTTCATGCCACTGGGGTTGGTGGGAGAGCCATGGAGTCTCTGGTTAGGGAAGGATTcataaag GGTGTCTTGGATGTAACAACAACAGAGGTCGCCGACTATGTGGTTGGAGGTGTCATGGCTTGTGACAGTTCACGCTTTGATGCCATTATAGAGAAAAAGATTCCTTTAGTGTTGAGTGTGGGTGCCTTAGATATGGTGAACTTTGGAGCAAGAGATACAATTCCTTCCCATTTCCAAGACAGAAAGATTTATGAACACAATAAAcag GTTTCACTCATGAGAACCACGGTAGAAGAGAACAAGAAATTTGCTAGCTTCATAGCAGATAAACTGAACAAGTCATCATCTAAGGTCTGTGTTTGCTTGCCACAAAAGGGTATCTCTGCTTTGGATTCACCAGGGAAACCCTTTTATGATCCTGAAGCCACTACATCTCTTATAAATGAACAACAAAGGCTAATCCAGACAAACCAAGACAGGAAG GTCAAAATATACCCTTATCATATTAATGATCCTGAATTTGCAAATGCATTGGTTGACACGTTTTTGGAGATTAGTACAAAGAATTCTACGGCTTCCAATTCAAGCCCTCTGCAAGACAGTAATCCTGAATCCAAGCAAGCTGTCAGTAATGATATCATTGTTCGCAGCCCAATTGACTTTCCAGAAGCAAGACTAG AGACTTTGCAAAGAACACAGGCAATACTTCAGCAGCTAAAAGATCAGATAAATAGGGGAAAGCCAATTATAGGGGGTGGTGCAGGGACAGGAATATCTGCCAAGTTTGAGGAAGCAGGTGGTGTTGATCTTATAGTGATTTACAATTCAGGCCGCTTTCGAATGGCAGGAAGGGGTTCCTTAGCAGGCTTGTTGCCTTTTGCTGATGCAAATGCTGTTGTGCTTGACATGGCCAATGAAGTATTGCCA GTGGTGAAGAAGGTACCTGTTCTTGCTGGTGTGTGTGGAACAGATCCTTTTCGTCAGATGGATTTCTTCCTAAAGCAGGTGGAGTCAATTGGATTTGCTGGGGTTCAAAATTTTCCTACAGTTGGACTCTTTGATGGCAATTTTAGACAAAATCTTGAAGAAACAGGAATGGGATATGG TTTTTCCAATATTAATGATCAGCCTGGAGGTTGA
- the LOC107424680 gene encoding heavy metal-associated isoprenylated plant protein 43 — protein MVQRTVLKVDIACQKCKKKLLKAVSGLEGVDKIEIDAAKGTLTVTGDADPYEIIVRTRKAGKIVEVVSVGPPPAPQKQDAQKKPDDKKPEEKKLDPKADIHMPHNCPVCQRINFVQLDRWNEPNPSCSIM, from the exons ATGGTACAAAGGACAGTCTTGAAGGTTGATATTGCATGCCAAAAGTGCAAGAAGAAGTTACTCAAGGCAGTTTCTGGATTAGAAG GAgtagataaaatagaaattgaTGCGGCCAAAGGAACATTAACGGTAACGGGCGACGCGGACCCGTACGAAATAATAGTCCGAACGAGAAAGGCCGGCAAAATTGTTGAAGTAGTCAGCGTTGGGCCTCCACCTGCTCCCCAAAAACAGGATGCTCAAAAGAAGCCCGATGATAAGAAGCCTGAAGAAAAGAAATTGGATCCGAAAGCGGACATTCACATGCCCCACAATTGTCCAGTTTGTCAGCGAATAAACTTTGTGCAATTGGACCGCTGGAATGAGCCCAACCCATCATGTTCTATTATGTga